The genomic DNA TCAAGGGTGATGTCGAGCTTGGTCTCGCCGATGATGGGGGTGAGCAGCTGGACCATGACCTCGTGCACGATCTTTTCAAGGATGACCGGATCAAAATCGGCCATGTTGGCGCGCGGCTGGTCGTCGAATTCTTCCATATCACGGACAACGGGTTCGCGGGGTATGGCGTCGCGGGGCATGGACTCGCGGGGTCCGCGATCAGGCCGGTCGCCGTTGCGCACCCTGTCCTGACGGGGTTTTTCCGGACGAGTCCTGTCCTGACGGGGCTTCTCGGAGCGCGGCCTGTCCGAGCGGGCTTTCTCGGAACGCTGGCCGTTGCCGCGCTGTCCGTCAGGCCGCTGACCTTCGCGCTGACCTTCGCGCTGTCCTTCGCGCTGGCCTTCGCGCTGGCCTTCACGTTGCCCTTCGGGACGGCCTTCGCGCTGCCCTTCGGGACGGGGCTTGCGCTCGCGGGGCTTGCGAGGAGGTTTGGCCGTCTGGTCCACGTTGCCGTTGATATCGTCTTCGGGCTCGGCTGAGAGGAAGGCGGGCTGCCTGTCGGGATCGGGCTGACTGTCAGGATCGGGCTGCCGCTCCGGGGCGGGCTCGGGGCGACGGGGCTTTCTCCCCTCCCCATCGGGGCGCGGTGCGGGCTTGGCCTTGGGCTCGGGCTTGCGGTCCTCGGCCTTGGGGGTGGTCTCCCGCTGTTCCCGCTCGGCCTCGCCGTTGAGGATGTCCGTGGTGTTGACCTGGGCGCGAGGGCGCGCCTTGACCATGGCCTTCTTGACACCCATGATGCCGAAGATGCCGGTGGAGCCGCCGCCAACAATCTCTATCTCCAGGCGGTCACGCTTGAGGTTGAAGTAGTCGCA from Pseudodesulfovibrio aespoeensis Aspo-2 includes the following:
- a CDS encoding protein jag, which encodes MSDFKEFQGKNLDEAIENACDYFNLKRDRLEIEIVGGGSTGIFGIMGVKKAMVKARPRAQVNTTDILNGEAEREQRETTPKAEDRKPEPKAKPAPRPDGEGRKPRRPEPAPERQPDPDSQPDPDRQPAFLSAEPEDDINGNVDQTAKPPRKPRERKPRPEGQREGRPEGQREGQREGQREGQREGQREGQRPDGQRGNGQRSEKARSDRPRSEKPRQDRTRPEKPRQDRVRNGDRPDRGPRESMPRDAIPREPVVRDMEEFDDQPRANMADFDPVILEKIVHEVMVQLLTPIIGETKLDITLESDRVKVFIDDEENSGLIIGREGQTLSSIQYLVNRLVSRKMEASVRIQVDTGDYRERQDDKLRQVAWHLAEKAGSMGRTQSTKPLSSYHRRVVHLALQDNEDVFTRSKGDGPMKRVLIVPKTRKSGNRSSRD